In Candida orthopsilosis Co 90-125, chromosome 4 draft sequence, a single genomic region encodes these proteins:
- a CDS encoding transcription factor, whose protein sequence is MNMQPSLSLCSPQTLSSSTSVSDINTNSDSSSSINIKAMRRNTIHSNITPPIATQPIPKKSQQIRTDKPRPHMCSVCTRAFARLEHLKRHERAHTNEKPYQCAACGRCFARRDLVLRHQQKLHTNLPTLMRKGSSKDQDINEHINVLQNNTDPNAPLPNGATPIPEALNGAADTNNSKPQFRTGLFGNDTQIQTQTNGSSPHPSMGPSPITSNSSPRPSVTLHSSNGRKDSVSFNQSSKATPMSRQDSTASRRKSSQIKQEPSPESDTPKRKKLTSFKPSTEFIDKSSHFLHNYRHASYSAASGISYANVKDAMQIQEQNALEFGDAVPTQVEFGTPPLGPHSEEYHKIMEMGDLLDWGNIDHLDLSEDKFSLRQKSLKNLQDFFTLGPKNGNMKAVPMQHAQSVPQRKSIFAIEDEPMDLAAGFPIQPPPIMENESVAGQLQQQLQQPQQPQQPQQPQQPQQQSQQPQQPPQQHQLHQLSPQSQQGSVSSAGSIDPSQLSNKNGNVPSVGKRSRSSMEASTTPQASLLGNGGMARAFPNETDWVRDLVNPEFDLNVNFSANTSFEDLKGYFNNHKSNENTINLPKKQAQDFMQQLLSTNGHDVSQSIDYSVEFPQNFFNLDSTLISAEIREKMISMSHVDSKDFPSLESLKYYAQMFEFGFNKYCSFIHLPSLKNVRGQNFETVPLLLAITAIGSLYAYNNHDALLLFNMSKYHIQGFFERELTVDNIQFKKIPLMAHQCLVLHIMLSLFFNEPNVIDITARQIKSMIGLIKSTNFNEPLEQSIIPPQPAPHGLMINDEVKPIIQHNYDYFILAQSRIRTLHTFYILQVFRSSITGAPIMFPATMMKSGSYCSNRELWWSPNASSWYNAVCKTSPPNWSIVELSNGTTVNELISYLQNPNPLSNIPNANLLTILFNIHEQVGADLRASDFSYINWNVEKRPKYHHLMNNWQIIFYRNGGNLDTSSMNCDQYINSPDLKQIIPLWYMLKMKMDINLDATFTHIFKKDYVSMNKELDLMDYRESNYSVLSKSLNSGYSILDLWIQTTETNSLDVRETTVRTPVFLFCGLLASILVVATYLDFLEQQCKRRDISNQELMEWLRCQETFTKMEKVLTPSVKSVYSDVLTKDMQNLSIVTDSVRNKIIKLSEERSKCDDDLSRGVDLDLNRDLVMKLNQEIRDYVIKNNLSNKAFYLGIRVFADAPVWPAAMGFAEALQIRATHLAQQQRTMF, encoded by the coding sequence atgAATATGCAACCATCCTTGTCTCTATGCTCACCCCAGACTTTGTCGTCTTCAACTTCAGTGCTGGACATCAATACAAATAGCGATAGTAGCAGTAGTATCAATATCAAAGCTATGCGCAGAAACACcattcattcaaatattACACCACCGATTGCCACACAACCCATCCCCAAAAaatcacaacaaattaGAACTGATAAACCAAGACCACACATGTGTAGTGTTTGTACCCGTGCTTTTGCTAGATTGGAACACTTAAAACGTCATGAAAGAGCTCACACTAATGAAAAACCATACCAGTGTGCTGCTTGTGGAAGGTGCTTTGCTCGTCGTGATTTGGTGTTGCGTCACCAACAGAAACTTCATACAAATTTGCCAACCTTGATGCGCAAAGGTTCATCTAAAGACCAGGATATCAACGAACATATAAAcgtgttgcaaaacaacACCGATCCAAATGCTCCTTTACCAAATGGTGCCACACCTATACCTGAAGCTCTAAATGGTGCTGCAGACACCAATAACAGTAAACCTCAGTTTCGTACTGGATTATTTGGTAACGACactcaaattcaaactcaaacaaaTGGAAGTCTGCCACATCCACTGATGGGGCCATCACCAATAACCTCAAATAGTTCACCTAGACCAAGTGTCACGTTACACAGCAGTAATGGAAGAAAAGACAGTGTTTCATTTAACCAACTGTCAAAAGCAACACCAATGTCACGTCAAGATTCAACTGCAAGTAGAAGAAAATCAAGTCAGATCAAACAAGAGCCATCCCCAGAATCAGATACCCCCAAGaggaaaaaattgacatcTTTCAAGCCATCTACAGAGTTTATCGATAAGTCGTCTCATTTCTTGCACAATTACAGACACGCGTCATATTCAGCAGCATCTGGTATTTCATATGCCAATGTGAAAGATGCAATGCAAATTCAAGAGCAAAACGCCCTTGAGTTTGGAGATGCAGTACCGAcacaagttgaatttggtaCACCACCACTTGGTCCTCATAGTGAGGAATATCATAAGATCATGGAAATGGGCGATTTATTAGATTGGGGGAATATTGACCATTTAGATTTAAGTGAAGACAAATTTTCACTTCGTCAGAAGTCGTTAAAGAATTTGCAAGATTTTTTCACTCTTGGTCCTAAAAATGGTAATATGAAGGCAGTACCTATGCAACATGCCCAAAGTGTACCACAAAGGAAATCGATATTTGCTATAGAAGATGAGCCTATGGATCTAGCCGCAGGATTCCCAATACAACCGCCACCAATTATGGAGAATGAATCAGTCGCGGGACAGTTGCagcaacaactacaacaaccacaacaaccacagCAACCACAGCAACCAcagcaaccacaacaacagtcaCAACAACCACAGCAACCtccacaacaacaccagTTGCACCAATTGCTGCCACAATCGCAACAAGGCTCAGTTTCTTCTGCTGGTAGCATTGATCCACTGCAGTTGAGCAATAAAAATGGCAATGTACCAAGTGTAGGCAAAAGATCAAGATCGTCAATGGAAGCTTCAACCACTCCACAAGCTAGTTTACTTGGAAACGGTGGCATGGCACGCGCATTCCCCAATGAAACCGATTGGGTCAGGGATTTAGTTAATCCGGAATTTGACTTGAATGTCAATTTTAGTGCCAACACCAGCTTTGAAGATTTAAAAGGTTACTTTAACAATCATAAACTGAATGAAAATACCATCAATCTTCCTAAAAAGCAAGCACAAGATTTTATGCAGCAATTGCTTAGCACAAATGGCCATGATGTATCTCAGTCGATTGACTACTCAGTTGAGTTTCcacaaaatttcttcaatttagATTCTACCTTGATTTCAGCTGAAATTAGAGagaaaatgatttcaatgagTCATGTTGATAGTAAAGACTTCCCCTCCTTGGAGAGCTTAAAGTACTATGCGCAAATGTTTGAGTTTGGTTTCAACAAGTATTGTTCTTTTATACATTTaccatcattgaaaaatgtaCGTggacaaaattttgaaactgtGCCCCTTTTATTGGCCATCACTGCTATTGGTTCATTGTACGCCTACAATAATCATGATGCATTGTTATTGTTCAACATGTCCAAGTATCATATTCAAGgattttttgaaagagaatTGACTGTTGATAATATACAGTTCAAAAAGATTCCATTGATGGCACATCAATGTCTTGTTTTGCATATCATGCTTTCATTGTTCTTTAATGAACCCAATGTTATTGATATCACAGCACGACAAATCAAGTCAATGATTGgattgatcaaatcaaccaatttcaatgaacCATTGGAACAATCAATTATTCCCCCTCAGCCTGCACCTCATGGACTAATgatcaatgatgaagtCAAACCAATTATCCAACACAATTATGACTACTTTATCTTGGCGCAATCGAGAATTAGAACTTTGCATACTTTTTACATTTTACAGGTGTTTAGATCTAGTATCACTGGAGCTCCCATCATGTTTCCAGcaacaatgatgaagagtGGATCTTATTGCAGCAATCGTGAACTTTGGTGGAGTCCAAATGCTAGTAGTTGGTATAACGCTGTATGCAAAACCAGCCCACCAAATTGGtctattgttgaattgagtAACGGTACAACTGTCAATGAGCTTATTAGTTATTTgcaaaatccaaatccTTTATCCAATATTCCCAATGCTAATCTTTTGActattttgttcaacatcCATGAACAAGTTGGTGCAGATTTACGTGCAAGTGATTTCAGCTACATCAATTGgaatgttgaaaaaagacCGAAATATCaccatttgatgaataatTGGCAGATTATTTTTTACAGGAACGGTGGTAATTTGGACACATCGTCAATGAACTGCGATCAATATATCAATTCACctgatttgaaacaaataaTTCCACTTTGGTatatgttgaagatgaagatggatATCAATCTTGATGCAACCTTTACtcacattttcaaaaaggattATGTTTCGATGAATAAAGAATTAGATTTGATGGATTACCGTGAATCAAACTATAGTGTTTTGAGTAAATCTTTGAATTCGGGTTATAGTATTTTGGATTTGTGGATCCAAACAACAGAGACCAACAGTCTCGATGTACGTGAAACAACTGTTCGTACACCAGTATTTTTATTCTGTGGATTATTGGCTAgtattttggttgttgcCACGTATCTTGATTTCTTGGAACAACAATGCAAGAGAAGAGATATTTCTAATCAGGAGTTGATGGAATGGCTAAGATGTCAAGAAACATTTaccaaaatggaaaaagtCTTGACTCCAAGTGTTAAATCAGTTTATTCAGATGTTTTGACCAAAGATATGCAAAATTTAAGCATTGTTACTGATTCAGttagaaacaaaattattaaaTTGAGTGAAGAAAGGTCGAAatgtgatgatgatttgtcACGCGGGGTTGATTTAGATTTGAATAGAGATTTGGTTATGAAGCTCAATCAGGAGATTAGAGATTACGTGATTAAGAAtaatttgtcaaataaGGCATTTTATTTGGGTATTAGAGTCTTTGCTGATGCACCAGTATGGCCTGCAGCTATGGGATTTGCTGAAGCTTTACAAATTAGAGCAACTCATTTggcacaacaacaaagaacAATGTTTTAA